The Planctomycetota bacterium genome includes a region encoding these proteins:
- a CDS encoding BatA domain-containing protein: MLGFENLPALWGLLLASAPIIIHLLNRRRFRVVEWAAMEFLLASSRKNNRRVRIEQLILLALRVLMIAVLVLLVAQPSVKRGALAALAERRRFVLLVFDTSMSMGYRDGSATSYERGLAFAEELMGSLREGDAWALVAAAGSGQAMAQEPSFDLEAARAAVARDRLPLSDASSSMPRALEAAEEVLARAEGPVKEVYLVTDLQRVSWLGAGASLAAEDADRAKRLSQLARFVLVDTGALEPANLAVTRVAAEGALMVAGGEAALRAEIANYGPDTASGVTVHFLVDGFRQQRTTLAAIAPGGTAQCEFRHVFRAAGVHTVSVELEGDNLPKDDRRVLALATRESVRVLLVDGEPGGEAFSGETDYLRRALRPGNEGELSLFLPEVVTAEGLSGADLPAYDAVVLANVERLGEATVAALDGYVRRGGALLVFPGDRVDRAFYKEVLYRDGRGLLPCSLGNPVGDANDRKQAVHISDEVSDHPFVRLFREQKAVRLSSPFFFRYCRLEGLDEGAGARIVCKFAEGAPAIVERGYGKGRVVVFASTADDAWNDMPSWPAYLALMQEVMAQVARDPSSSRNLTVGEPLICQVSPRQFGKPAFVQRPGESRPVTVEPTSVAGLLAVVYEQTDRAGVYEVTLPGADDRAKADGTEERRQDFFAVNVPAHESDTRRIAEPELRRLLPGFEFDYQRGGVRTHESSGAGESGQLWRSLAYTLLALVLIESILAQRFGR, translated from the coding sequence CTCGGCTTCGAGAACCTCCCCGCCCTTTGGGGGCTGCTGCTGGCCAGCGCACCCATCATCATCCACCTGCTGAACCGCCGGCGGTTCCGCGTGGTGGAATGGGCGGCCATGGAGTTCCTGCTGGCCTCGAGCCGCAAGAACAACCGCCGCGTGCGGATCGAGCAGCTCATCCTTCTCGCTCTGCGGGTGCTCATGATCGCCGTGCTGGTGCTCCTGGTGGCCCAGCCGTCGGTGAAGCGCGGAGCGTTGGCCGCCCTGGCGGAGCGACGCCGGTTCGTGCTTCTGGTCTTCGACACCTCGATGAGCATGGGCTATCGGGACGGCTCGGCCACGTCGTATGAGCGGGGACTGGCCTTCGCGGAGGAACTGATGGGGTCGCTGCGCGAGGGCGACGCGTGGGCGCTGGTGGCCGCCGCGGGAAGCGGCCAGGCCATGGCGCAGGAGCCGAGCTTCGATCTCGAGGCTGCGCGGGCCGCCGTGGCGCGGGACCGCTTGCCGCTCTCCGACGCCAGTAGCAGCATGCCGCGGGCGCTGGAGGCGGCCGAGGAGGTGCTCGCCCGAGCCGAGGGGCCGGTCAAGGAGGTGTACCTTGTGACGGATCTCCAGCGCGTGAGCTGGCTCGGGGCGGGAGCGTCCCTCGCCGCCGAGGACGCCGACCGAGCGAAGCGGCTGAGCCAACTGGCGCGCTTCGTGCTGGTGGACACGGGAGCTCTGGAACCCGCCAACCTGGCCGTGACTCGCGTGGCGGCCGAGGGGGCGCTGATGGTCGCCGGAGGCGAAGCGGCGCTCCGCGCGGAGATTGCGAACTACGGCCCGGACACGGCCAGCGGCGTGACCGTGCACTTCCTGGTGGACGGGTTCCGCCAGCAGCGGACCACCCTGGCCGCCATCGCCCCCGGGGGCACGGCGCAGTGCGAGTTCCGCCACGTGTTCCGTGCGGCGGGAGTCCACACGGTCAGCGTCGAGCTGGAAGGCGACAACCTGCCGAAGGATGATCGGCGGGTTCTGGCGCTCGCCACCCGGGAGAGCGTGCGGGTGCTTCTGGTGGACGGCGAGCCGGGCGGCGAGGCATTCTCGGGCGAGACGGACTATCTACGCCGCGCGCTACGCCCGGGCAATGAGGGAGAGCTCTCGCTGTTCCTGCCCGAGGTGGTGACCGCGGAGGGGCTCAGCGGTGCGGACCTGCCCGCCTACGACGCCGTGGTGTTGGCCAATGTGGAGCGGCTTGGAGAGGCGACGGTGGCGGCGCTCGACGGCTATGTTCGCCGTGGCGGCGCGCTGCTGGTATTCCCAGGCGATCGGGTAGACAGGGCGTTCTACAAGGAGGTGCTCTACCGGGACGGCCGGGGGCTGCTTCCCTGCTCGCTGGGGAACCCTGTGGGCGACGCCAACGACCGGAAGCAGGCGGTCCATATCAGTGATGAGGTGAGCGATCACCCCTTCGTGCGCCTGTTCCGCGAGCAGAAGGCCGTTCGCCTGTCCTCTCCGTTCTTCTTCCGCTATTGCCGGCTGGAGGGCCTTGACGAGGGGGCGGGAGCCCGGATCGTGTGCAAGTTCGCCGAGGGCGCTCCCGCCATCGTCGAGCGGGGCTATGGAAAGGGGCGCGTCGTCGTCTTCGCGTCCACAGCGGACGATGCGTGGAACGACATGCCCTCGTGGCCGGCTTATCTCGCGCTGATGCAGGAGGTGATGGCGCAGGTGGCGCGCGACCCGTCGTCGAGCAGGAACCTCACGGTGGGCGAGCCGCTGATCTGCCAGGTGTCTCCGCGGCAGTTCGGCAAGCCCGCGTTCGTGCAGCGCCCCGGCGAGAGCCGGCCGGTGACTGTCGAGCCCACCTCGGTTGCGGGTCTCCTGGCCGTGGTGTACGAGCAGACGGACAGGGCGGGGGTCTACGAGGTCACGTTGCCGGGCGCAGACGATCGAGCCAAAGCCGATGGCACGGAAGAACGGAGGCAGGACTTCTTCGCGGTGAACGTGCCGGCACACGAGAGCGACACACGGCGTATCGCAGAACCTGAGCTGCGCAGGCTCCTGCCGGGCTTCGAGTTCGATTATCAGCGGGGCGGCGTGCGAACGCACGAGTCTTCGGGCGCCGGCGAAAGCGGGCAGCTCTGGCGCTCGCTGGCCTACACGCTGCTGGCGCTGGTGCTGATCGAATCCATCCTGGCGCAGCGCTTCGGCCGCTGA
- the acpP gene encoding acyl carrier protein yields the protein MSDVAERVRKVTARLLKVDLADVKPESHFVRDLGAESIQSIELVAAFEEEFNIEMDQDEALSVKTVGDAITFIEKVIAEQHG from the coding sequence ATGTCCGACGTAGCCGAACGCGTGAGGAAGGTGACTGCGCGCCTGCTGAAGGTGGACCTCGCGGACGTCAAGCCCGAGTCCCATTTCGTCCGGGACCTCGGCGCGGAATCCATTCAGAGCATCGAGCTGGTGGCGGCCTTCGAGGAGGAGTTCAATATCGAGATGGACCAGGATGAGGCCCTCTCGGTGAAGACGGTCGGCGATGCCATCACGTTCATCGAGAAAGTCATCGCCGAGCAGCACGGCTAG
- a CDS encoding putative sugar nucleotidyl transferase, giving the protein MRLIIFEDDTFDNFYPLTYLRAAFELRCGATTLAEKIHRAAPYAQVAYFTRDVLAPVLRQRLRAPVNDPASLRGDDLLLINGRCLLLDAAQLPVEGPEETLTCSGALLGARVRRATAEAAAAATPKDLLGALPPAAPAREVGAILLRFPWELIHHNAAAIVADFKAAGRAGIVGTFSDHATVWGSKEQVFVAPTAEVQPFVCIDTTHGPVTIDDGAVVHPHTRVEGPCYIGHGSILVGGKIREGCSIGPVCRVGGEVEESIIHGYSNKYHDGFLGHAYVCEWVNLGALTTNSDLKNDYSSVQVYFKGELVDTGDTKVGSFIGDHTKTSIGTILNTGTVVGVMCNIMASGGVTPKFIPSFTMFLDNKMYNIPFKKTLETARTAMSRRKRQLTEAEVAALESAVGLTKAERDDLVRRSRKLLARERGLTD; this is encoded by the coding sequence ATGAGACTGATCATCTTCGAGGACGATACGTTCGACAATTTCTACCCGCTCACCTACCTGCGGGCAGCCTTCGAGCTGCGCTGCGGCGCCACCACCCTGGCCGAGAAGATCCACCGGGCCGCGCCCTACGCGCAGGTGGCCTACTTCACCCGCGACGTGCTGGCCCCCGTGCTTCGCCAGCGGCTCCGTGCCCCCGTGAACGATCCCGCCAGCCTGCGGGGCGACGACCTGCTCCTCATCAACGGCCGTTGCCTGCTGCTGGACGCGGCACAACTCCCCGTCGAGGGTCCGGAGGAGACTTTGACCTGCTCCGGCGCTCTCCTCGGGGCCCGCGTGCGCCGGGCCACCGCCGAGGCCGCCGCGGCGGCGACACCGAAGGACCTTCTGGGCGCGCTGCCGCCCGCCGCTCCCGCCCGCGAGGTCGGCGCCATTCTCCTCCGCTTCCCCTGGGAACTGATCCACCACAACGCCGCGGCGATCGTGGCGGATTTCAAGGCGGCAGGCAGGGCAGGCATCGTGGGCACCTTCTCCGACCACGCCACCGTGTGGGGGAGCAAGGAGCAGGTCTTCGTCGCACCCACGGCGGAGGTGCAGCCCTTCGTGTGCATTGACACCACCCACGGTCCGGTCACCATTGACGATGGCGCCGTGGTCCACCCCCACACCCGAGTCGAAGGGCCGTGCTACATCGGCCACGGCAGCATCCTGGTCGGCGGCAAGATTCGCGAGGGCTGCTCGATCGGCCCCGTCTGCCGCGTCGGCGGCGAGGTCGAGGAGTCCATCATCCACGGCTACAGCAACAAGTACCACGATGGCTTCCTCGGCCACGCCTACGTGTGTGAGTGGGTCAACCTGGGCGCTCTCACCACCAATAGCGACCTCAAGAACGACTACTCCAGCGTCCAGGTCTACTTCAAGGGCGAGCTGGTAGATACCGGCGACACCAAAGTCGGCAGCTTCATCGGCGACCACACGAAGACCAGCATCGGCACCATCCTCAACACCGGCACCGTCGTCGGGGTCATGTGCAACATCATGGCCAGCGGCGGGGTGACGCCCAAGTTCATCCCCTCCTTCACGATGTTCCTCGACAATAAGATGTACAATATCCCGTTCAAGAAGACTCTCGAGACCGCACGCACCGCCATGAGCCGCCGCAAGCGGCAGCTCACCGAGGCCGAGGTCGCTGCCCTGGAAAGCGCGGTGGGCCTCACCAAGGCCGAGCGCGACGACCTGGTGCGCCGCTCGCGCAAGCTGCTGGCACGCGAGCGTGGCTTGACCGACTAG
- a CDS encoding acetate kinase: MKILVINCGSSSVKYQLFEMPAEGLLAKGIVEKIGEGTSTVRHATGGKEVRYDAPIPDHEQAFHHIRRALMAPSDGVLRSPDDLDAIGHRVVHGGEAFVQSTLINDEVIATLEEYSALAPLHNPPNLVGIRSAARAFPGKPHIAVFDTAFHQTMPRHSFVYALPYEFYERGRIRRYGFHGTSHRYVAARAAQLLDLAPDRFSGITCHLGNGCSMAAVANGRSVDTTMGLTPLEGLVMGTRSGDLDPAIIFHLARNEGMSLDAIDALLNKKSGLLGLSGLSNDCRALIEAAPSNPRARLALDVFCYRIRKYIGAYLAVLGRADAIVFTGGIGENGIVLRRQILEGLDALGIELDAAANEIRAREATISKPTSRIRVLVVPTNEELMIARDTLAITQALKRGTP; encoded by the coding sequence ATGAAGATCCTGGTCATCAACTGCGGCAGTTCCTCGGTCAAGTACCAGCTCTTCGAGATGCCCGCCGAGGGCCTGCTGGCCAAGGGAATCGTCGAGAAGATCGGGGAAGGCACCTCTACGGTCCGACACGCCACCGGGGGCAAGGAGGTCCGTTACGATGCTCCAATCCCTGACCACGAACAGGCGTTTCACCATATCCGCAGGGCGCTGATGGCCCCCTCGGACGGCGTCCTCCGTTCCCCCGACGACCTCGACGCCATCGGCCACAGGGTGGTCCACGGCGGCGAAGCCTTCGTCCAGTCCACCCTCATCAACGACGAGGTGATCGCCACCCTCGAGGAGTACTCCGCGCTCGCGCCGCTGCACAACCCGCCCAACCTGGTGGGAATCCGCAGCGCCGCGAGGGCCTTCCCCGGGAAGCCGCACATAGCCGTCTTCGACACGGCCTTTCATCAGACCATGCCCCGGCACAGCTTCGTGTACGCCCTCCCCTACGAGTTCTACGAGAGGGGCCGCATCCGACGCTATGGCTTCCACGGCACCTCGCACCGCTATGTGGCCGCCCGCGCCGCCCAACTGCTGGACCTCGCGCCCGACCGCTTCAGCGGAATCACCTGCCACCTCGGCAACGGGTGCAGCATGGCCGCCGTGGCCAACGGACGCTCCGTGGACACCACCATGGGCCTCACCCCGCTCGAGGGGCTCGTCATGGGCACCCGAAGCGGCGACCTTGACCCCGCGATCATCTTCCACCTCGCCCGCAACGAGGGCATGAGCCTCGACGCGATTGACGCCCTGCTGAACAAGAAGAGCGGCCTCCTGGGGCTCTCCGGGCTGAGCAACGACTGCCGCGCCCTTATCGAGGCGGCCCCCAGCAATCCGAGGGCACGCCTCGCCCTCGACGTCTTCTGCTACCGCATCCGCAAGTACATTGGCGCCTATCTCGCCGTTCTCGGGCGCGCCGACGCCATCGTGTTCACCGGCGGCATCGGCGAGAATGGCATCGTCCTCCGACGCCAGATCCTCGAGGGGCTCGACGCCCTGGGCATCGAGCTGGACGCCGCTGCAAACGAAATCCGCGCCCGGGAGGCCACCATCAGCAAGCCGACCTCGCGCATCCGCGTCCTCGTCGTGCCGACCAATGAGGAACTGATGATTGCGCGCGACACGCTGGCGATCACCCAGGCACTGAAGAGGGGAACCCCATGA
- the pta gene encoding phosphate acetyltransferase — translation MHTDIAERFRALAREVPKRIVFPEGGDTRILEAAAVCASHRICEPIVLGVPDELQAAAKDAGLSLDGVELRNPTEQLALDRYAHAYTERRPNVDDATAHHILRRKLLFGAMMVSTGGADGMVAGATCPTARVIEAGALAIGLAPGVSVPSSIFIMVLPDSWPEDERLLFYADAGVNIDPTPEQLADIAVTTARTAQRTLGIEPRVAMLSCSTKGSAVHPRIDRVVQATRLAQRKAPDLLIEGEFQADAALVPRVARYKCPESRIAGRANVLIFPDLDSGNIAYKLTQYHGRARAYGPLLQGFAKPISDLSRGATTDDIVTVAAFIAVMAQGR, via the coding sequence ATGCATACGGACATTGCAGAGCGCTTTCGCGCGCTCGCTCGTGAGGTCCCTAAACGCATCGTCTTCCCCGAGGGCGGCGACACGCGAATCCTCGAGGCCGCGGCCGTCTGCGCCTCGCACCGCATCTGCGAGCCCATCGTCCTGGGCGTTCCCGATGAGCTGCAAGCCGCGGCGAAGGATGCCGGGCTCTCGCTCGATGGCGTAGAGCTGCGCAACCCCACCGAGCAGCTCGCGCTGGACCGCTACGCCCACGCCTACACCGAACGGCGGCCGAACGTGGACGATGCCACGGCCCATCACATCCTGCGACGCAAGCTCCTCTTCGGGGCAATGATGGTCAGCACCGGCGGCGCCGATGGCATGGTGGCGGGCGCCACCTGCCCCACTGCCCGCGTCATCGAGGCCGGCGCCCTCGCCATCGGCCTGGCGCCCGGCGTCTCCGTCCCTTCCAGCATCTTCATCATGGTCCTGCCCGACTCCTGGCCCGAGGACGAGCGCCTGCTGTTCTACGCCGACGCGGGCGTGAACATTGACCCGACGCCGGAGCAGCTTGCCGACATCGCCGTCACCACCGCCCGCACGGCGCAGCGCACCCTGGGCATCGAGCCGCGCGTGGCCATGCTCTCGTGTTCCACGAAGGGCAGCGCGGTGCACCCGCGCATTGACAGGGTCGTGCAAGCGACCCGGCTCGCGCAACGCAAGGCGCCCGATCTGCTCATCGAGGGCGAGTTCCAGGCCGACGCGGCCCTCGTGCCGCGCGTCGCGCGCTACAAGTGCCCCGAGAGCCGGATCGCGGGCCGCGCCAATGTGCTCATCTTCCCCGACCTCGACTCGGGCAACATCGCCTACAAGCTCACACAGTACCACGGCCGCGCCAGGGCCTATGGGCCGCTGCTCCAGGGCTTCGCCAAGCCGATCTCGGACCTCTCGCGCGGGGCCACCACCGACGACATCGTCACGGTCGCCGCGTTCATCGCCGTGATGGCGCAAGGCCGTTAG
- the nagB gene encoding glucosamine-6-phosphate deaminase, whose protein sequence is MRVIVVDTPEDMGKEAAAIIADGMRAKPHYVLGLATGDTPKPVYRQLIRLHKEEDLDFSTTVTFNLDEYIGLPGEHDQSYRYFMDHELFNHINIAKANTHVPDGMAADIETHCMIYEATIEDVGGIDCQVLGIGRNGHIGFNEPGSSLASRTRAVDLTDDTIEANSRMFASIDEVPKRAITMGIGTILEAESIIMLATGPKKAAAVAAALEGPVSVKCPASALQLHPNVVFIVTKDAATGLTLKFRR, encoded by the coding sequence ATGAGGGTCATCGTGGTGGATACGCCCGAGGACATGGGCAAAGAGGCGGCGGCCATCATTGCGGACGGCATGCGCGCCAAGCCACACTACGTGCTGGGTCTCGCCACGGGAGACACCCCCAAGCCCGTTTACCGGCAGCTCATCCGCCTCCACAAGGAAGAAGACCTCGATTTTTCGACCACCGTGACCTTCAACCTGGACGAATACATCGGGCTGCCGGGCGAACACGACCAGAGCTACCGGTACTTCATGGACCACGAGCTCTTCAACCACATCAACATCGCCAAGGCCAACACCCACGTCCCCGACGGCATGGCCGCCGACATCGAGACGCACTGCATGATCTACGAGGCCACCATCGAAGACGTGGGCGGCATTGATTGCCAGGTCCTCGGCATCGGCCGCAACGGGCACATCGGCTTCAACGAGCCCGGCTCGTCGCTGGCCTCGCGCACGCGGGCCGTGGACCTCACGGACGACACCATCGAGGCCAACTCGCGCATGTTCGCGAGCATAGACGAGGTGCCGAAGCGCGCCATCACGATGGGCATCGGCACCATCCTCGAGGCGGAAAGCATCATCATGCTGGCCACCGGGCCGAAGAAGGCCGCCGCCGTCGCCGCCGCGCTCGAAGGTCCGGTCTCCGTCAAGTGCCCGGCCAGCGCTCTCCAGCTTCACCCCAACGTCGTCTTCATCGTCACCAAGGACGCTGCCACAGGGCTCACCCTCAAGTTCCGCCGCTGA
- a CDS encoding alcohol dehydrogenase catalytic domain-containing protein: protein MKAIVYGGPGRFDLRDVPEPRLEPGGLLARVECCGICGTDYKLYFSENPRFPPGSILGHEFVARVEQVSAGAGAFRVGDRVTMATTVPCGACDLCRRGLPNLCPSAHCVGAAYQGAFAEVIPIAAHAIRMGNVLKVPDGLSSRAAALTEPLSCVVNAQEIAQVGEGHCVVVVGAGPLGCLHVQVARARGARRMVVVQRSRARCELAARLDVEAVLCSEDGDVVPRVRSLTGGRGADRVIVCAPDRAAQEQSILLAAKGGVVSLFASLPKGASDITFDSRVIHYGQISVVGCSDSTAAQAREALRLLESGAVDAARIVTHEVPLDRIAEGIEIVRQRIGLKVLVRVAGA from the coding sequence ATGAAGGCGATTGTGTACGGCGGCCCGGGCAGATTCGACCTGCGCGATGTGCCGGAGCCGCGTCTCGAGCCGGGAGGCCTGCTCGCCCGCGTGGAGTGCTGCGGCATCTGCGGCACCGACTACAAGCTCTACTTCAGCGAGAACCCGCGGTTCCCTCCCGGCTCGATCCTGGGGCATGAGTTCGTGGCCAGGGTGGAACAGGTGTCGGCAGGGGCGGGGGCCTTCCGCGTCGGCGACCGGGTGACGATGGCCACCACGGTGCCGTGCGGCGCCTGCGACCTGTGCCGGCGCGGCCTGCCGAATCTGTGTCCGTCGGCCCACTGTGTGGGGGCGGCCTATCAGGGGGCTTTCGCCGAGGTGATCCCGATCGCCGCCCACGCGATCCGCATGGGCAACGTGCTGAAGGTGCCCGACGGGCTCTCGAGCCGAGCCGCGGCGCTCACGGAGCCCTTGAGTTGCGTGGTGAACGCGCAGGAGATCGCTCAGGTGGGGGAGGGGCACTGCGTAGTGGTGGTGGGGGCGGGGCCGTTGGGGTGCCTGCATGTGCAGGTGGCACGCGCCCGCGGCGCGCGACGCATGGTCGTGGTCCAACGCTCCCGGGCCCGGTGCGAGCTGGCGGCTCGGCTGGACGTGGAGGCGGTCCTCTGCTCCGAGGATGGCGACGTCGTGCCGCGCGTGAGATCGCTCACGGGGGGCCGGGGAGCCGACCGCGTGATCGTGTGCGCGCCGGACCGGGCGGCGCAGGAGCAATCAATCCTCCTGGCGGCGAAGGGCGGCGTCGTGAGCCTGTTCGCCAGCCTTCCGAAAGGCGCCTCCGATATCACCTTCGACAGCCGCGTCATCCACTATGGGCAGATCTCGGTGGTCGGATGCTCGGACTCGACGGCGGCCCAGGCTCGGGAGGCCCTCCGCCTGCTCGAATCGGGCGCCGTGGATGCGGCGAGGATCGTCACCCACGAGGTGCCGCTCGACCGCATTGCCGAGGGGATCGAGATCGTGCGGCAGAGAATCGGGCTCAAGGTGCTCGTGCGAGTGGCAGGCGCTTGA